A portion of the Gymnogyps californianus isolate 813 chromosome 25, ASM1813914v2, whole genome shotgun sequence genome contains these proteins:
- the TTC36 gene encoding tetratricopeptide repeat protein 36, protein MATANDRAVLQTIFNPSTPFGDIPGLDEEEEEEAAAQEEGEAFAPELLEQVRDLELQGVSAAESGDLSTALERFSEAIRLLPERASAYNNRAQALRLRGDVAGALRDLDAAIRLSRGCGRAACQSFVQRGLIRRLQAREEDARRDWERAARLGSAFARRQLVLLNPYSALCNQMLCEMLGRLRNPGGTGGSE, encoded by the exons ATGGCCACGGCGAACGACAGGGCCGTCCTGCAGACCATCTTTAACCCCAGCACCCCTTTTGGGGATATCCCTGGGCtggacgaggaggaggaggaggaggcggctgcCCAGGAGGAAG ggGAAGCCTTCGCGCcggagctgctggagcaggtccGGGACCTGGAGCTGCAGGGGGTTTCTGCCGCCGAGTCGGGAGACCTGAGCACGGCCCTGGAGAGGTTCAGTGAGGCCATCCGCCTGCTGCCCGAGCGCGCCTCGGCCTACAACAACCGGGCCCAGGCCCTGCGGCTGCGGGGGGACGTGGCAG GCGCCCTGCGGGACCTGGACGCGGCCATCCGCCTgagccggggctgcggccgTGCCGCCTGCCAGAGCTTCGTGCAGCGCGGCCTGATCCGCCGGCTGCAAGCTCGGGAGGAGGACGCCCGGCGGGACTGGGAGCGAGCGGCGCGGCTGGGCAGCGCCTTCGCCCGGCggcagctggtgctgctgaACCCCTACTCGGCGCTCTGCAACCAGATGCTCTGCGAGATGCTGGGGCGGCTGCGCAACCCCGGCGGCACCGGCGGCAGCGAGTGA